A single region of the Candidatus Methylomirabilota bacterium genome encodes:
- a CDS encoding ABC transporter ATP-binding protein, translating into MRRGRELHIDGALAILMLKYILGSWIEMTSAVSFRHVSKKYDSLGGGDRFALRDVSFDIFPGRRVAVVGRSGSGKSTLLHLAAGIDIPTEGEVWIHGSNLAALSDRDRTLLRRNKIGLVFQFFYLLSHLSVRNNVALPELVAGGKSSDFDPRVHELLDRVGLADRAEDPVQSLSGGEMQRIAICRALVRRPRLLLADEPTGNLDDANSRLVMDLMLKLASEEGSTLIYVTHSRELAALADESWRLHSGVLEVP; encoded by the coding sequence TCATGTTGAAATATATTTTGGGATCGTGGATAGAGATGACTTCGGCAGTTTCGTTTCGACACGTGTCCAAGAAATATGATTCCCTCGGGGGCGGTGACCGCTTCGCGCTCCGGGACGTCTCCTTTGACATCTTCCCTGGCCGTCGAGTGGCCGTCGTGGGGCGAAGTGGCAGCGGCAAGTCGACATTACTGCATCTGGCAGCCGGGATCGATATTCCCACCGAGGGGGAAGTCTGGATCCACGGTTCCAATCTCGCGGCGCTCTCGGACCGGGATCGCACGCTGCTCCGCCGCAATAAGATCGGATTGGTCTTTCAATTTTTTTACCTGTTATCTCACCTGTCCGTCCGTAACAACGTAGCTCTGCCCGAGTTGGTCGCGGGGGGAAAATCTTCCGATTTTGACCCACGAGTGCACGAGCTGCTTGATCGGGTCGGCCTGGCCGACCGGGCAGAGGACCCGGTGCAAAGTCTGAGCGGGGGCGAAATGCAACGGATCGCAATCTGCCGGGCGCTGGTTCGCCGACCGCGGCTCCTGCTGGCAGACGAGCCGACCGGCAACCTGGATGATGCCAACAGCCGACTGGTTATGGATCTAATGCTGAAGCTGGCGTCGGAAGAGGGCAGCACTCTCATCTACGTCACCCACAGCCGAGAGCTTGCCGCGCTCGCCGACGAGAGCTGGCGCCTGCACAGCGGTGTCCTGGAGGTCCCGTGA